One Vicia villosa cultivar HV-30 ecotype Madison, WI linkage group LG5, Vvil1.0, whole genome shotgun sequence genomic window, CCAAGAAATTTCTTAAATGATTTAGAAGCTtgtttaatcaattagaaatgTAAAAAAACAATGGTTAATAGATTTAGAGTTTCTTCTAATCAATTAAATCAAAAGTGTAACATCTCATAATTGATTAAGGAGGATGGTAATTGATTAAGTGACGTTAGAAATTAAACTTTCCTATTTTGGAAAGGACTAATTGATTAACACATATTTTAATCGGTTAAAAGCTTTAAAAGGCCCatcgatttttttcgtttttgtgCCAATTTCCCTTACATAAATGAGGCTTATCCTAATTTCAAAACACACTATTTTTGCTAATAAAAACTTTTTATTATCTTTCTTTCTCTCattcttttataaaaaatcttttttcaCTAGAGTTGCCTTAGTGTCAAGAAATTGAAAAGTTTCATCTGAGAGTTGTGTGTACTGGTGTTGTATTATAATTATTTGTCAGAAGCATAATTCTCTTGTGATATTTTATCAATAGATTTGAAGGTTGCAAACTAAACCTCTAAAAAGCTTGGGTGGATGTTATCGAGCCAAGCTTGTGTAAAAGCTTTTGTTGTTTGTATAAGGTTTTTGAGTAATCGTATGCATATTCTCAAGTTGTTTTGTAAGGTTGTTTAAGTTGATACTATATAAAAGCTCAAGGTTATTTTAGTGGAAATCTCTAGGAGGCTGGAACTGGAGTAGACCGCAAAATTTAGGTGGAACTAggataaacaattttttttatatcttttagttttagttttcttAAAATCTTTTATGCTGCTTATTTCTCtgtttcttctattttttaattattccATTGCTTTATCTCTATCTATTTATCTCTTCtaacataaataattttaaaatcaaacatcTATATAAATCAATTTCTTGGAAATCCAAATATCACAATTTACCCCCTCTTGTGTTTAGAGTTACTCGATCAATAATCATTGTGATGTTTACTTCTCCAATGCCTGATTTCATTTAAATAGATAATGGAATCAAACCTACATTAACATCAAGATTAATAAGGGCTTTCTAGAATGTTCTATCCTCAATGATACAAATGATGATGAAACTTCACATATCTTTATACTTTATTGGTATCTTTCTTTGTAAGATTACATAGCATTTTTCGAACAATCTCATAATTTCATCACTTATGGTCTTCTTTTTAGAGATGATATCTCTTATGAATTAAGAACAAATTGGCATCTAGGATAAATCCCATGCATGTTTAAGGGACTTCATACAAACAAATCCACATTATTTCATAGCAAGCGAATGAGCTATTCTTTCGTACCTAACTTAGTGGTCTGGAAACTCTAAGGAACGATATCCTTTCGTACCTAACTTAGGTCTTCGATGGGAACCATCCtatcttataaatactatacTCAATGGTCGAGATCCACGAAACTCATACTATTGGGGGGTTGCACCTAAGTGGTGGACTAATGATCATTTCCACTCTTTTACTTTGAGGCTATCTTGGTAACATTTCCTGACTACTTTCGGGTCTCTTTTTACCATGCCTACACGCTCGTTATTCAAATGATACTTCATCTTCATATCAATCTGACAGTTGTCCGTAATCTACGCCTCACTCCACACTTTCCGTTCTTAACTATTTCTTCTATTTAAGAGGATAACACATTacttttcaaatattcaaattcattctcaatCATTCATTACTCTTCATTCTATTACTGACTTAAGTGTCAGAATACTAATCCTGCAAATATCTAAAGCTCATAATACACAACATTCTGCATCTTTGTTAAGTGATCAATTTTAATTTCACCACATAACAAATACAATATCATTTTTATAGTGTAATCTAATAACATGAATAATTTATTGGCTAAATtatagttttggtccccctattttggccAATTTACGAAATCAGtccccctatttattttttaaacagttttggtccctcatgTCCATTTTTCGTCCAAAATATATCGATTTTTCAGTTTTTTGTATTCATGGGATACTTTGTGAATGAGAGAGAACGTAGAGATCGTTTTTTTGGAGAATGAAAGAGATGAACGAACAAGCTGGGAGAAAAAGACGACGATCAGAGAAGACGATTAAATGAAGAAAACATCGTCAATAATTAGTATTTCTTATTCCTAGTCAATACAAGTATGCTATGTATCTAAGAAATAGTACACAACATtgttttttgaatgaaaaatggagatgggggaccaaaactgtttaaaaaataaatacggGGACTGATTTCATGAGTTGACCAAAATAGGGGggccaaaactgtaatttagcctaatttATTATATTGCGTTGATTTAATAATAGATTGTAATAAATATGATGTCATATTATTATCCTATGAATGGTTAGTATTTACTTCAAATAATATAAAGaagaaaaatacattttaattttaactttaaatttAACAATGGATAGATATTATTTTTCCCACACACAACATGGCCCAATTGCTCTAACACCCCATCCTCCACCCTACACCCCTCTGTATATATACATAACATAACCTCAAAGGTCACAACATGAACTACGACACACCCTTTTCATCTCCCTCCAATTCAATCTCATTCACTCCTTTTTTTTCCCTAACCCTTAtattaaagttttgatttttttccCCCAAATTTCACAAACAACAAGTTGTGAGTAGGAACAAGGACGGTTTCACAACACAAACCTAGTGGCTCTCATTCAAACACACATATCCAAACCTAGTTCTCTGTCTCCTACAAATTTTGCATCTTTTTTGTCTTTTAGTTACTTCTATTCAATTCAATCCTTCAATTTTGGTTCACACATTTTCAATTTCCCCCTTTTCAGTTTACCATTCTACCCTCTTAAGCCAGTAGCATATCAAGAATTTATACAATTTAGAACCCTTCatatcctaattcaccccccaaAACCAAAAAAGCTTCTTCCTTTAGGTCACAGTTTCATCAATGGCCACATTGTTTTTATCAGAATGTGGCTTAAGGCCACTTCCTGTACTGTACACCCAACCTAGAACAAGTGCAATTTCATCTCATAAACCTCCAAAGTTTGGATTTTTaagcaaaacaaacaaaaggGTATCTTTAGATCTTGGGTTTAAGGCAAGAAAGTGGGAGTTGAAAGTGAGTGCTCCTTTGAGAGTTAGtactgaggaagaagaagagggtGTGAGGGAGTTGCCAGAATTTGACCCTGGTGCACCACCTCCTTTTACATTGGCTGATATAAGAGCAGCTATACCTAAACATTGTTGGGTTAAGGATCCTTGGAAGTCTATGAGTTATGTTGTGAGAGATGTTGTTGTGGTTTTGGGTTTGGCTGTTGTTGCTGCTTATGTTAATAGTTGGTTTGTTTGGCCTCTTTATTGGGCTGCTCAAGGGACTATGTTTTGGGGTCTCTTTGTTCTTGGTCATGATTGGTACTATTTCATCCCTTTATTACTAGGTTTTTATTTAATGTTGATTTTGTTTCAATTACTATTGGTCGATTTTAATCTGGTCAGTTATTGCGAAAACAATCTTGACGAAACGATTCTATTACTGTTATTCACTGTTTTTATGATATAAAAGTAATTGTGGTTAATTCACACTGCGACGACTGCAATCAGTATTGCAATAGCTGTACTGAACTAAATCGTGACCGCAAGGGGACTGTTATTTAGAACCTTATGTTTGGAATCACACCATTATTAATAACTGTGGGTTGATGTTTTGGATGTTTCAGTGGTCATGGAAGCTTTTCAAACGATCCAAAGCTGAATAGTGTTGCAGGGCATTTGCTGCATTCTTCAATCCTAGTACCATATCATGGATGGTATGTTTATGTAGGAATAGTTGATTTTCTAGTTCACTTTTTGTGTTGTGTAGATTTTGCTtgtattaattgtttttttctaaGCTCTGTAACTGATTTTTTTGGTGAATTATGCAGGAGAATTAGTCATAGAACACATCACCAAAATCACGGCCACGTTGAAAATGACGAATCTTGGCACCCAGTAAGTTTATAATCACTGTTCTAGTTTATGGAGAATACGTTCTAGTGTTCCGTGATACACTACTTAGTACAGCATATGTGAAATAGCGAGTATAGGATTGGTGTCTTGTGGAATTTGAACAAAACACCAGTTTCTGCTATCTGAGATTGACAACACTGTCTTTGAAAGTTTCTAATCCATGACATTTATTTCTGAATCTTGCAGTTGCCGGAGAAAATCTTCAAGAGCTTGGATAAAGCAACGAAAATTTTAAGATTTACAATACCTTTTCCAATGCTTGCATATCCTTTCTACCTTGTAAGTTTTAAAGCCTTATTATTTTTCTAGAAATTGAACATGTTTTGCTATCAGTTATGTTGTATGAATTGACCTATGGCTATGAAGCAAACAGACACCTGGCACGACACTGATTATAGTATTTGAAAATACAAGTAATTGTTTGTATCAGTATCAGACACTTGAACACGCATTTCATCTGAAGTGTCAGTGCTACAtatgttttgacatttgttgttaATGTTATGATGATGGTGTTTTGAATTCAGTGGAGTAGGAGTCCGGGGAAGAGTGGCTCTCACTTTGATCCAAACAGTGACTTGTTTGTcccaaatgaaagaaaagatgtTATTACTTCAACTGTTTGTTGGACAGCTATGGCTGCTTTGCTTGTAGGATTAGGATTCGTTATGGGTCCAATTCAATTACTTAAGCTTTACGGCATTCCTTATATGGTaaattccattccatcacttttTCTTCTAACCACCTCTTTTTCCCCCTTTGAATCAAAATGAATCCTAATTTGCTACCACTTCTTGATATTGAAGCTTTTCGTCATGTGGTTGGATTTGGTGACTTATTTGCATCACCATGGTCACGAAGACAAATTACCATGGTATCGTGGACAGGTATCGTTCTCCTTTCTTTTGTATTTTCCTTTGCAAGTTTCTTTCTTGTTTATGTGAATTTGATAGTTATCCAAACCGAGTATTGTTTCGTAGCTTTATCCTTCATTTTGTGTGGACAGGAATGGAGCTACCTAAGAGGCGGACTTACAACTCTTGATCGTGACTATGGATTGATAAATAACATCCATCACGACATCGGAACTCATGTCATTCATCACTTGTTTCCTCAAATCCCACACTACCACTTAATAGAAGCTGTGAGTATCTCTTTACACAAAATTCTTCCGGTATTGATTATAAGCAAACATAACTAACTTAAATTTTTGAGAAAATTTAGTCAAGTGATATAGCAcagacacctctgaaaaaagatGTGTTTGTTTTGGTGTCTGTGTTTgaaatcaattgaatttgaatttgaatttgaatttgaatctgTGTTTCCTCTAATTTGTAGACCGAGGCAGCGAAACCAGTTCTTGGAAAATACTACCGGGAGCCGAAGAAATCATCGCCTTTACCATTTCACCTAATTGGAGAGTTAATAAAAAGCATGAAGAAAGACCATTATGTCAGTGACACTGGTGATATTGTTTactaccaaacagaccctaaccTTAGTGGCTCTTCTACATCAAAATAAACCTTTGATGTTCATTTTTTCCTCTAAGAATCACAATAGAGGCCACATAGAGTTTGAAAATCATGTGAGCACTCCAATTGATTCCTATAATGACCTATACATATTAAGAGTGAAATTCCTCATTAGTAAAGAAAGAAGTGCTTGACAAATTGGATTGTAACTTGGTGCTATGGCATTGATTGAAGCTTGagcaagttatatatatatatatatatatatatgtaatgtgTTCTTCATTGAATATCCACAAATGTGtaaattttttattcttgatgaagtGATGCATTCATTGGATTGATAATAATGTAATTTTTCTTAGCCTCAAAAAAATTGAGTGATTATTGAATGGAATTTGTCACTTTCTTGATTGGTTCATTCTGATTTCTGATCTCAATTGGtgctttttgatatttttgaagatGTGATGTGACAAATTAGGCAAGTATGTGTGGCACATGAGTTTCAAGGTTGTAAAGTTAAGTGCTTCCACTTATGTGCTTTTCAAGAGTGGACCCAATTAGGCCTGTTTTTCTTGAATACTAAAATTTGTCAATAATTTTCACATGTTCTGTTTGTTTTCATGATTATGATATTGAGATAATGACTTGATTGGagtcaattttattaaaataagtgGAATTAAGTGagtgtaatttttttaaagaccTAGTTTAATAGACAATACTGATATTGTTTCAAGTGTTAAGAACAATAATACTAGTTGAGTTTCTGTCGGTAGACTAAACATGCTAATGCTACTGGTGCCTTACATAGTAGTAATGTATATTGATTTTTCCATTTGATTTAAAATGAGTGTTGTTTAAAGTGTTTGGCACAGTTTAAGAAATATAGTTCCGAATTAACccttgttaatattttttttttataaagaaaatggaGTGCGTCCAGAAGTAAATTTCTGAATTCACTTATAATTGTTCATACATAACTAAATATGAAAACATAACTAGTTATGTAACACAAAGgtagaaaaatttaaaaaattgaaatacatTGTATTCGGTTTATATTGTTAATATCAATCCAACATTTCATATAAAACTCGGGTCACCATCTATTATAttgttaaataaaactaaaatgcaTCAAAACATGTGTCACCACTTAAATTTATATCTATGAGTGGTTCCGCCTTTGACTTTTTCTTATTTAACTCTCTTTCAATCTCATTCAACTTGGTGAATTTTTTCATCCTATCCAAAAAATTATTCAGCCAAGATTCAACTTCCTTTGTGGAATGAGTTGTCCACCCCGTTGATGTACGTAGTATAAGGCATCCTCATTTTAAATAAACTCAAACAAAATGTAGTGATTTAGAATGCTACCAAATACAAATAATGCGTCCGATTGGAATTTGAAGTGACCCAGTCTGAAGTGGGAAAAATGTTTCTGAGAAGACATATCTTGTCAGATCAATAGATACCCTATTATACACACTTTCTATAAGATAACCCAATTCTAAGAAGCgcatccattttccttttgtgTCGGATCACTAACACAAGGAATAAGAGATTTATGAATTGCATCTAATGTTATTTTTTCTCGTATAACGTTGTGTATGATTCTTTATGCACCTTCAGCTCTTTGAGAAGTTGTTGGCGGACAAGTGTATGATTCTCCTATCCTTTATCGAGCAAAGATGAAACAACATGATAGCCACAATTACCGTCACACTTAGCACCTATAATGCGTTCAATGTATTTTTGCACAAAAACTTACATCTCTTCGATgtgtataattttttataaaggcGGTGAAGGAGATGGTTTGCTAATGTGAGCATATTGGGAAATACTCTTTTGAGAATTTGAAGTTGGAAAATTCGGAAAAAGTTTGTCAATATGTTCAAAATAGGACAAAGATGACATTGTTGAATTGTCATTTTGTGTTGGTTTGACCTTTTTAAGAGTACCCTTTGTTTTAACTAGTTGCGACTGTGGTTTCaaatatgtgatttttggatAGACAATCTTTCTCAGTTTCTCTTTGATGTGCAGTTTCATGTTGTTACCAACTTTCAAAGATCTATCTTAAATCACTTTTCATTCGATCATGTTAAATATATTCAATTTACCATCCTTCACCATACCATCATCCTCAAACTAGAGCCTTTTACAGTGAGTGTAAACCTCATCTACTCAAATGGATCTATCaagtttgatattttaaaaaaatcaaacaagcaCATGGAAGACCTTACGTCTTCGTAAGTGTACAACCACACGTTGTGATATCTGGAGCCACTTTCTCGGCTCGTCTGACTTCATGATTATAAAATTCAATCCCGCTCGAGATATATTGCCCACCAACTGTCAATAAAGATTATTGTCTCTAAATATGTGTTATAACACTATGATACTGCGACCAAATgatgtttgtatctcattatgatgattttgaattattTGGTTCATGGACGTCCAATCTCTACATAAATCACAGTTACTATTTTTTCAACCAATTCTTCAATGTAGCAAGAGCAAATTCAACTCTATTAGATGTTGTATTTCTAAAGTGTCTAACCTGATCGGTCAAACACAAACAATTTTCTCCTTCACCTGGTCTAAAATAGCACTttcaatatatttcaaaaaattctGATATTTTTCACACACCTTCCTAAAATGCATTAAAAATTTGAGATACAACTCTTCTGTAAAAGAATTAATTATAGCATTCCAGACATCTGTCTTTCGCAAAaagttttgaaattcaaataaaattatcTCAAGAAAAATACTTAGGAACTGGAGTAGGCCGCGTCTCTAAGAGAAAATATTTATAATGGAGAAAATACTTATAATGGAGTAGACCATTACAATACTTATAATGGAGTAGACCATTACAATCTTTAGTGTAATCTCTCActctatctcttttatttttgtcttttattttgtTCATGATGTCTAATCCCATATTTTAACCATTTTCTTAAAATCAACTATTTCAAAATCAATATTTCgtaaaattttttgaaatttaaatatcATAATTCATTCAGTCTTGTGTTGTGTTTGATATCAAATAGATCTTTACATTATTCttgatgaaaaaaaaaaatgatgattcttataaattgaataaatttaaatttgaatctgTGTTACTTCCAATTGTAGACTGAGACAGCCAAACCAATTCTTGAAAGATACTACAGGGAGCCAAATAAATCAATACCTTTACTATTTCACTTAATTGGAGAGTTAATAAAAGCATGAAGACCATTTTGTTAGTGACATTGGTGATATTGTTTGCTATCAAACATATCCCAACCTTAATGGCTCTTCTAACATCAAAATAAATCTTTGATGTTAATTGTTTCCCCTAAAAAAACAATAGAGGCCACATAATTATATAGCATGCCACAGTTTCACAAGCTTTGAAAATTATAGGAGCACTTCAATCGAGTCTATAATGACTTATAACTATTATGAATGAAATTCCtcttaaataaagaaaaagatgttTGACAAAATGGGATTGTAACTTGCTGCGATGTCATTGATTGAAGCATGATCTTAAGTGTGACGATGTAAGGTTAATATCAAACATTAAAGTCAATAAGAGAATGAAAAGTAGTGTGAGTTATGGTTCGGAgagtattttaaattttgtatgagATGTTTTATATATGAGGGTCGATTATGGATATTTCCTATTATTTCGGTGTAAAATGCAAGAGAACTTCTGATGACATCTAACTGTAGACAACAACTACTAATATGAATTCAATGTAAGATTTTAGAGTACGAATATGTTATATCTTTTGTTATTTTGGTGGAGTGACTCTAAAATAATTAGTgattattattgaaaaaaaattgtcaCTTTCTTCTGTTGATCTCTTAATTGGTTCATTCCGTCCTCAATTGGTGCTTTGATTTTTTTGAAGATTTGACACATTAGACAACTCTGTGTTACACATTATTCAAAGTTGTAAAGTTTAGTGATTTCACTTGTGCTTTTCAAGAGTGGTCCCAATTAAGCCCATTATTCTTGaataataaaatttgtaaataattttcacatgttctctttattttcatgactatgataatcaatttaattaaaaagagTTAAATTAAATGATTTGGTTGTAGTTTATAGTTTAGGCCTATGTGAGAAAATCTtaagttaaaagaaaaagaaaaattctgTGATATAGTTTGAAGTTTGGTTAGACACTAAAtatctatattttaaaaaaaaaatgaaataatgtaaaaaatgaaatgaaatgctaACGTTAAAGAAGTGTTAAAAACAGTAATACACTGTTAGTTGAGTTTGTGTCGGTAGACTCAACATGCTAATGCTACTGTGCCTTACGAAGTGATGGTAGTAATGAATAGTAATTACTAATAGTATTGgcttaa contains:
- the LOC131601323 gene encoding omega-3 fatty acid desaturase, chloroplastic-like; this encodes MATLFLSECGLRPLPVLYTQPRTSAISSHKPPKFGFLSKTNKRVSLDLGFKARKWELKVSAPLRVSTEEEEEGVRELPEFDPGAPPPFTLADIRAAIPKHCWVKDPWKSMSYVVRDVVVVLGLAVVAAYVNSWFVWPLYWAAQGTMFWGLFVLGHDCGHGSFSNDPKLNSVAGHLLHSSILVPYHGWRISHRTHHQNHGHVENDESWHPLPEKIFKSLDKATKILRFTIPFPMLAYPFYLWSRSPGKSGSHFDPNSDLFVPNERKDVITSTVCWTAMAALLVGLGFVMGPIQLLKLYGIPYMLFVMWLDLVTYLHHHGHEDKLPWYRGQEWSYLRGGLTTLDRDYGLINNIHHDIGTHVIHHLFPQIPHYHLIEATEAAKPVLGKYYREPKKSSPLPFHLIGELIKSMKKDHYVSDTGDIVYYQTDPNLSGSSTSK